In the Candidatus Omnitrophota bacterium genome, one interval contains:
- the murC gene encoding UDP-N-acetylmuramate--L-alanine ligase, which produces MLKLNQFKKIHFVGIGGIGMSGLARIFKELGYEVTGSDKIENYCTHKLQEMGVKVYLGHRESNIDRDTEIVVYSSSISWDNPELLEAREKKIPILHRADVLAFLMQSRIGIAVAGAHGKTTITAMTAHLLSQADFTPTVVIGGVVNQYNTNAWLGKGNFMVAEADESDGSFIKLSPFYTIITNIDFEHLDYYKNIEKIVSAYQRFVEKTRETGCVFFCYDDPYLKKIIPGLPLRSVSYGLNPLSDVYPQDIVLKENQAEFECVYFGKNMGKFRLQIPGKHNVLNAQVAIALARELNIDWEKIRQVLFTYPGTIRRFQIRKFEPVMVVDDYAHHPSEIKATLEAASTFKKKRIIAVFQPHRYSRIYYLKEKFAEAFTLADKLLITEIYSADEKPITGVNGCMLYEEIVRKIGNVKEVLFLRKEKIISHLLDIIKKDDLILMLGAGDITKVTDELVMRI; this is translated from the coding sequence ATGTTGAAGTTAAATCAATTTAAGAAAATTCACTTCGTAGGGATTGGGGGAATTGGGATGAGTGGTCTGGCAAGGATTTTTAAGGAATTGGGCTACGAAGTGACGGGTTCGGATAAAATAGAAAATTACTGCACGCACAAACTCCAAGAAATGGGGGTTAAGGTATATCTGGGACATCGGGAGAGTAACATAGATAGGGATACGGAAATTGTAGTTTATTCCTCGTCTATAAGTTGGGATAACCCTGAGTTATTAGAAGCGAGAGAGAAGAAAATCCCCATTTTACACCGGGCAGATGTGTTAGCATTTCTTATGCAGTCAAGGATAGGGATTGCCGTAGCGGGTGCCCATGGCAAGACTACAATTACTGCCATGACCGCCCATCTCCTTTCTCAAGCCGATTTTACCCCTACCGTAGTTATCGGAGGTGTGGTCAATCAATACAATACAAATGCCTGGTTAGGTAAAGGTAATTTTATGGTGGCTGAAGCCGATGAGAGTGATGGCTCGTTTATAAAACTTTCTCCATTCTATACCATCATCACTAACATTGATTTTGAGCATCTTGATTATTATAAGAATATAGAAAAAATTGTTTCCGCCTATCAGCGCTTTGTAGAAAAGACAAGGGAGACAGGTTGTGTATTCTTCTGTTACGATGACCCTTACCTTAAGAAAATTATTCCGGGATTACCTCTGCGTTCTGTAAGTTATGGACTTAATCCTCTATCCGATGTATATCCGCAGGATATTGTTCTCAAGGAAAATCAAGCAGAGTTTGAATGTGTTTACTTTGGTAAGAATATGGGTAAATTTAGATTACAGATTCCTGGTAAGCATAATGTTTTAAATGCACAGGTAGCGATTGCCTTAGCCAGAGAATTGAATATAGATTGGGAGAAAATAAGACAGGTTTTATTTACCTATCCGGGAACAATCCGCAGGTTCCAGATAAGAAAATTTGAACCGGTAATGGTTGTTGACGATTATGCTCATCATCCCAGTGAGATAAAGGCGACTTTGGAGGCAGCTTCCACATTTAAAAAGAAGCGCATCATCGCTGTATTTCAGCCACATCGTTATTCCCGTATTTACTATCTTAAAGAAAAATTTGCCGAGGCTTTTACACTTGCCGATAAATTATTAATTACGGAAATCTATTCTGCCGATGAAAAACCCATTACCGGAGTAAATGGTTGTATGCTTTATGAAGAGATAGTGAGGAAAATAGGAAATGTTAAGGAGGTTTTATTTTTAAGAAAAGAAAAAATAATTTCCCATCTGTTGGATATAATTAAGAAAGATGATCTTATTCTTATGTTGGGTGCAGGCGATATTACTAAAGTTACTGATGAATTGGTGATGAGGATTTAA
- the murB gene encoding UDP-N-acetylmuramate dehydrogenase gives MLVKTALDLTKGIKDLKIEGKIVEGKELKDYSTLRIGGQAEVFVEPFSWKDIEKVTIFTQKNKIPLLILGGGSKVLFSDEMFKGVVLYLNNSFFKKIELGEDFVKVSCGVTINELLNWMVENSLGGWEFLAGIPGTLGGTLCLNSGVRDCLGGEGYIEIGDFVKEVTVLDKSGNILKLNRDNLIFEYRKSNLSDFIILEAKLIKKERKSRQQIRERISKFINYRRETQELRFPSAGCVFKNPFSNRSSGELIELSGLKGKCIGDIAISEKHANFFINLGKGTAGDFLSLMEYVQKKVKFDHGIWLEPEIKIIRNSLML, from the coding sequence ATGTTAGTTAAAACCGCATTAGATTTGACTAAGGGAATAAAAGATTTAAAAATAGAGGGGAAAATTGTAGAAGGGAAAGAGTTAAAGGACTATTCTACTCTAAGGATAGGCGGACAGGCAGAAGTTTTTGTTGAGCCGTTTTCCTGGAAAGATATAGAAAAAGTAACCATTTTTACCCAGAAGAATAAAATCCCGCTCCTTATTTTGGGTGGAGGGAGTAAAGTTCTTTTTTCTGATGAAATGTTTAAAGGGGTTGTGTTGTATCTCAATAATTCTTTTTTTAAAAAAATAGAATTAGGAGAAGATTTTGTAAAAGTTAGCTGTGGGGTAACCATAAACGAACTTTTGAACTGGATGGTAGAAAATTCCTTAGGAGGATGGGAATTCTTAGCCGGAATTCCTGGAACCTTGGGAGGGACGCTATGTTTAAATAGCGGTGTAAGAGACTGTCTCGGAGGAGAGGGATATATTGAGATAGGTGATTTTGTGAAAGAGGTAACAGTACTGGATAAATCCGGTAATATTTTAAAACTGAATAGAGATAATTTGATTTTTGAATATCGTAAGAGTAACCTCTCTGATTTTATCATCCTGGAAGCAAAATTAATAAAAAAAGAAAGAAAGAGCCGGCAACAAATTAGGGAGAGAATATCTAAATTTATTAATTACCGGAGAGAGACCCAGGAATTAAGATTTCCCAGTGCAGGATGTGTATTTAAGAACCCTTTCTCCAATAGGAGTAGCGGAGAACTTATTGAACTTTCGGGTCTGAAAGGTAAATGTATTGGAGACATAGCGATTTCTGAGAAACATGCTAACTTCTTTATCAATTTAGGTAAAGGCACGGCAGGTGATTTTCTTTCCCTTATGGAGTATGTGCAGAAAAAGGTTAAATTTGACCATGGGATATGGCTTGAGCCAGAGATAAAAATAATAAGAAATTCGTTAATGCTCTAA